The following proteins are co-located in the Borreliella afzelii genome:
- a CDS encoding P52 family lipoprotein: protein MKTLVGACIVTLAVLGCYLPDKQKQAVQTFFKNSQSSDIGSDEIVADEIVADGIFDNLKLYMTEHNLLVDIKKTIISLKDPNYRAVPPVRDYNEEYFNKFFLDLGSERSKELIKLFGKIKNEQDDDKFKREAYWLYSCIRDLYSSDIKYSGENGNEYIVDMPRRPTIDQQYLKVKGVIEQYALR, encoded by the coding sequence ATGAAAACTTTGGTTGGCGCTTGTATAGTAACATTGGCTGTATTGGGTTGTTATTTGCCTGATAAACAGAAACAAGCCGTTCAAACTTTTTTTAAGAATTCACAAAGTAGTGATATAGGTTCTGATGAGATTGTTGCTGATGAAATTGTTGCTGATGGGATATTTGATAATTTAAAATTATATATGACTGAGCATAATTTGTTAGTTGATATAAAAAAGACCATAATCAGTTTAAAAGATCCTAATTATCGTGCTGTACCCCCAGTGCGTGACTATAATGAGGAGTATTTTAATAAATTCTTTTTAGATTTGGGGTCTGAGCGATCTAAAGAATTGATTAAGTTGTTTGGCAAGATAAAAAATGAGCAGGATGATGATAAATTTAAAAGAGAAGCTTATTGGCTATATTCATGTATAAGGGATTTATATTCTTCAGATATTAAGTATTCTGGTGAAAACGGGAATGAGTATATTGTTGATATGCCTAGGAGGCCCACTATTGATCAACAATATCTTAAAGTGAAGGGAGTAATAGAACAGTATGCTTTAAGATGA